TTCCCTTCTTGATCTTGAACTGCTCCAAATATTATCTCATTGGTTTTCTCATGGCTTTGCTCATAGACTGTATGTGGGGTAGACGTCTGATggcgatgatgatgatgatgctgtttctgctgctgctgctgttgcaTATCAACATCCCATCCATTGTAGAAGGCCGGGCTTTGACGCAACTGATGGAGTTTGTCAGCATCTTTGGACATGAAAGGGTATGTTTTGCGTGGAGTGGGGGTTCGAGTATCAATTGATGGAGGATCATCTTCATCTGGTATGACAAAGCTCTCTTGTGCAGCCCATGGCATTGTGTGCTTCAGTTGTTGCTGGTGCTGGCTCTGATATTGATAGTTTGGTGGCTCCTTTCTAAAACCGGGAAGTACGCTTCTGAAAATTTCCAAAGCAGAAACACCACCATTGACAAAAAGCTTCCCGAGGGATCCAAAGAAGCCTTCTTCGTGCTTCTCTTGTTCATCTTCCGTCGGAATTAAAGGTGGCCTGACTGATTTCAGCGGTTTCTGATATGGACTCGATACAGCAGCATCTACTTTAACTGAATCCTGATCCTTCATGAGTATAGAACAAATGTTAAaagatttcattttcttttataaaagcAACAGAAACATCATCCAGAATTTCCAGTTAAAAACAAGAATGTTTGCTGTTCTTATGTTGGGTCAAATTTTAATCTCAAAGCATCTATGCTCTTATGTTATGGAACAAGAGCTTATGATTGAGGAACACTTACGGAGATGCTATTTTTATATACAATATTCAGCCAAAGCAAAAGTCGAGTTAAAATATTCTAGATGAGAATCACAGGTAAAGGATTTGTATATGAATAATAATACTGAATACTCACTTTCTGGGTTGATACAATGGTGCCCACTCTACGCTGCAGCAAAGCTAGCATGTAACCAAAGAAGCCAGCAGCAACAAGAACAGCAATTCCTGCAATGACAGATATTACAATGTGTAAACCTCCAATATCGAAAACTAATGAAGATCAAATTTAGGTGAATTAATTTACCAAGAGGAAAACCACTTCCATACTGATAGGCACAGTCATCAAAATGTAGTTGAATCTCTCTAATCGCTCGGTTTCCTCTATCTATCACAAGAAGAGAGCAACTGCTTCCAACATAGACTACATCAAAATCGTTAGAAAACTTTGCATCTTCACTTGGTCCATCTACATGTCCCCCTCCCCGGGTCAATTTCCCACCAGCAATTGTCGTAACACCTGAAGAGGATTTCACTTGTATAAGCAATCCTTTGAGAATTTTAAGACATTGCAAAAGTTTAACATGATGACAAATACAAAGCTTGCCAAATAGTGATCCtataaataattttgagaaaaagaggAAAATGCGATGCACAGAAGTAAGATGCAAGAAGAATGAAGGATATAAAACTTGCATACTTACGTCAAAATAACAAGTGATTAGCAATTCCTCTTTCAGGAAACTCAGTAATTTACATTGCTTACCTGCATCGCTTATCTTCCTGATTGCCATGTTCATAGTGTCTGCAATATAAATATTCCCTCTATCATCTACTGCTAGCCCTTTCGGATGGTTCATCCTTGCCTCTCTCAGCTTCCCATCTACATGTCCAGGGTGACCTTCCGGGGATCCAGCAACCAGCCTTGGTCTACTATCTGCATTTCTCCCAcaatttaaatgaaatatttacaAGAAAAGACTTTTCTATGGACAACTCAAGACAACAGCATGACTGTGGAATTGATTGAGTGAATACCAGAACCTTACATGTAATCAATCTTAATAGGGCTCTGTTACCACAAGCCGCCATCTCCCTAGCCATTTTTGTATTGGTATGCATGATCCCAATAAAGGAACACTAGGGATCCAATTCAGTAAGAATAATGATCCCACAGCATGTAGTTTCATCATAAATTTGAGTTATACAAACAATTCACAAACTTCAGAATTTATTCATCTATTTAgacttatttaattatataaacacAAAAACTATATATCTAAGTTCCAGAAATACATTCAATGTTctaataaattgtattttattccTATTACCCCTAAATTAGGTTTCATATTAGTAGTGATTTAAGTTCTAATTATCATTCCTTGTCCAGACTGATCTGAGTTCCTGGTAACATCGTAATAGGGTAATACGCATGCAGTGCAGAGAGAAAAGAGTAACGACAGAATCTTTAtctaaaaaatttgcaatgacTGGTTAAGACATCAAAATAACCTAAGAAGAATAAAAACTGAGTAGAAGCACGATAAGTTTACATTCCATTGAACTCGCCAAACGTCTATGATATATACAAAATATTCACAGTTTACAGCATTCCCAAGTTACCAAGTTGAAAATGTTATAATCCTCAAAATGATGTAAATGCTCTTAGTGAAAGATCTATTTGTTTCCAATTTATTTGAAGAAAAATGTaacaatattttataaaatattggtAGAACATCTGCACCATTCATCTAAGTTCTAACTTACAAATATTTCTATAACCCGCATCtttcaaatatatgaaatggAAATGCATTTGAAATACATTAAAATGCTTGACAGATGAAACAACTTGCTCTAACTCTAACAAgaccatcaaaataaaaaattgcacTCAGCACTTGGACAATGGAGAATGTATGCCAACTCAGCTAAACGTGCACTGTCCTTTATGAGGCAGGTTCAGCAACAGGACTCACTGCCAACAGATGCAAATACCTCAACTTTTTCTATTAGTAACAAGCCTTGAAACATTCAGTAAGAAAAGATCACACTAAAAGAACAAAGCATTACCCAAACAAGGCAAACAATTTGAATTACTAATGCAAATGCAACAAAAATTAACAAAGCCAACCATTTGAATAATACTACGAGAAAGAAGAAACCCCCACTTACACAGAGATAAAGAACTAGACATCCGATAAAGGTTGCTATTAGCAGAGTCCAAAATTAGCAGCTCTCCACTGGGCAAAATCTCAACAGTGTGAGGTTCAACCCCAAGCTTACTTCCATCAAACACAGTCTCCACAGTGTATCCACCCTCAAACTTCATCATTGGACGGCCAGTAATTGCTATACATACATAAAATACCATGGAGATTACCACATCAGACGCTAATctcaaagccaaaaaaaaaaagaggaaatgtGGGTTTTAATTCTAAATTCTAATAGTCGGAGATCTTAACCTGTTTTAGTGGTAGCTTTGAGTGaccataaccatttcatagaagcAGACACGGCATTAGAGAAAACCCCACTTACGATCTCTGCGGGAACAAAGAATCAAATTCATTTTCCATTAAAGCAAGGATTTATCTTAAATCTAGAAGCAGATCAAAATCAATGCGAGCTTTTTCATTTGTTAGGAAACTTACTTGCAGGTGAAGAAGTAGTAGGAGCTGAAGTGACACCTCCAAGAAGAAGCAAAAGAGCAATACCCAAGACCAACACATTTTTACCCATTGCCACTTTCactcaagcaaaaaaaaaaaaaaaagaaaacccaacaAAGAGCTCTTAGATATGTAAGGATATTCAAGCTTTACACATTGAGAAGAAATGCAAAACCCTATTCAGAATCTGGGTCTTTTGCAGGAAAGTGAATGAACACTTTGAGCTAGAGTAAAACAGTGtgcttttcaaatttttttcctaGTTTTTTTAATAACAATAGGAAAAGATGgttctttttcttggtttcttTTGAGACACCGTGAAGAGTAGAGTGGTGAGTAGAAGAAGAGGAAAGGGAAAGAGACAAGAAAAAGGGAGGAAAAgcaacaagaaaataataataataataataaagcaaaaGAGGTAAAGGGAACTCGCTGTGACaatgaaagagagagaaaatcaaCGTGATGTGGTTATACCTGGATCTTCGTGTATTAGTACGGGATTAATGTATTTTCatgatttataattatatttaatatatatgttaatatttgatagtatatacctttaaaaaaatatttgatagtatataattttatattatatcatGATTTATCATTTAAaggaaataaatttattaataatgtaCTTTAACCTAATGAGAaaactttcaacttttaaaaagaTATTAATCTCAAAAGGATTAATCATTGTAAATGgtaagatgaaaatgaaaaatacattaattcaaaaaaataaagaaaatttaatacataaaagtatatacttttattatatcaaatattaatttttaatatattatatgtttttactcttttttaaggaatatatttttactttttttattaaaatacgcTTTTGTTGTAAATCTATTGATAAATAGATATCCATAATTCCCTTAAATATATTCTATCGTAACCCTTAAAGAATAAATGTCTATGACCCCTAAATTCATTATCTTATAACCCTTAAATCATTTATAGGGTATTTTAATGTTAGCTCTTAATGTTGGTCCTTACTGCTTTTTAATTTATGGTACTTGAAGCCCTATAAATATAGGGCATATACAAGCTTATTGTATCTTAAGTGAAAATTGAATCattctttcatttctttattttttctttctctcttaatCTTTACATTCTTCTTTTTAGTTTTATAATACGTTGTCAGCATGATCTTGctcataaataaaaaatcttatgTGTTGAAGATTACACTTATCCTCTATGATTTTTCATTTGAAGCTTTAGACGCAAGATGCAAAATTTTGAATGgagtttttattttatgtttcatatttagattattattattttaattcttaattaattatgattaatttgtttaatttttatattttaagcatGTGAAAGTTTTGATCTCTATTTAGATCTTGATCAAATGCAATTTTGTGTCAACTTTTGTAGACTACTTGCAGTTTGCAACCTCTCCAACTCAGCCTAGACATTAAGCTCAAATTTGGATGATTATGTAACAACCCGCCTGATAAAACTTTAGGATACGTTTGGTTCACTATAATGGAATAAggctgtaattgaatagagttgtaatgaaatagagctgtaatcagtagttcaactgtttggttgaatgaaatggaataAAACTGTACTAGTATTATTGTGTTTGATtcaatggaatgatgttgtaatagcataaggaaaaaaactaaaatgatcagaatacccttagcagaatttttgttaggtagatgattattattattgttattaaattttaatatgattattattgaaaataatttaataaaaataataaataatttaactatattttaacataattattattaaatataatttaataacattcttaatataattattattatatgaatttaaaaaatcaaaatatatactactataaaaaatatataatctactttattatttttaaattgcaatacatatttaatgtgctaaaatatcattagtgaaacaaataatttaattattctacaataaaaaacaaaatattagaagtaataaataacttgagaattatatttcacatccaagcataatattcatatattaacaaaaagttacaagCCAAAAGTTTTAAGAACCAAGTCGATAGTCAAATTGATTTTACCACTAATTTAtcaatgaattaattaattaaattattaaaaaattataaaaataatatttataaaaattaaaaaccgaTTAACTAGTTTTTTaacctaattcaacaatttatacaAATACATAAGGCAACTAATTTGATGTCTTTTCCAACTTGATACCTAACCTAAGGCAACCAATTTGATGTCTTTTCTAACTTGATACCCAACCAATTCCTGATTAAACCAACCAATTTGATCAAATCCAAACATCCATGATGGACCAATTTGATCAAATCCAAACaaattcatgaatttatttgataatCAAACCCGAAAATAgttgaagaaaataaaatctcAAATCATTCTAGTAATTAGTTATTGTAGACATGATCCAATGAACATCAAACAAGTCCCTTCTTTATCAATGAACTTTGTATtgtaaagaaaatagaattatgAGGAAATCGACAGAAACCAACAACAAATCTGGGTTTGATGTATTGCTTCCTTTGTTTGTTGGGAATGAGGCAAAGCATTTATCACTTACACTCAGTTGATAAAAGAACATTAGCTTATTAAACAAAAAGATTCAGAAGCAAATGATACTATAGTTGAATTTGAAGTAAGATACAAAAGAGTCTTTTTAGATTTCCGCTCAGTGGAAGCATGGGACGCATGAGACGCATAGTGGCACTGACTGCTAAAGAAAGATGATCTCACTAAACATCGAGAACCATAAGGATGGAAATCAAAAGACCCTGTTAGAGGCTTTTTGCTAAATTCACATTTTGGCATCAGACCATTTTTGCCACATACAGAAGAAGCTTTAAAAAACTTGTAACTCGAATATAAAGAATCAGGAAGAAACCTGGAGCAACAAAAAACTGTTCACTCAGGTAATACACTTCTTAGAATAGTATGCTTGCATTAAGGTTGGGACTGGGGAGAAATatgaaatggaaaagaaaaaaattttgaactctGGATGTATCCAAATTTCAGAGAATTACCCTTTAAAGGCTAAAGCAAGACTGTGAAAGAACAATTTAGATTATTAGGCTTTTACAACCAAGCATAAATACCTATGTCTTAGTTCTTCAAGTAAAAGTTCCAAATGGCACAAGCAAAATTAAAAGGCCCAAATTTGTATATTGGTAACATGGTGATTACCTTGATTCCTGTGACAAAATCCGTAGATTCTTCGAGTGATTCAAGAGAGAAATTCTACTTGAAATTCTTGACCATGACATGATgttaggtgtaacaccccgaacccgaaaccgacaccagagtcgaacacgaggtgttaactgactttaaccccttataaaatttattttccagacactgcccaatctgtgtactagtcgttttaaa
The sequence above is drawn from the Gossypium hirsutum isolate 1008001.06 chromosome A05, Gossypium_hirsutum_v2.1, whole genome shotgun sequence genome and encodes:
- the LOC107960332 gene encoding uncharacterized protein isoform X1 — translated: MGKNVLVLGIALLLLLGGVTSAPTTSSPAKIVSGVFSNAVSASMKWLWSLKATTKTAITGRPMMKFEGGYTVETVFDGSKLGVEPHTVEILPSGELLILDSANSNLYRMSSSLSLYSRPRLVAGSPEGHPGHVDGKLREARMNHPKGLAVDDRGNIYIADTMNMAIRKISDAGVTTIAGGKLTRGGGHVDGPSEDAKFSNDFDVVYVGSSCSLLVIDRGNRAIREIQLHFDDCAYQYGSGFPLGIAVLVAAGFFGYMLALLQRRVGTIVSTQKDQDSVKVDAAVSSPYQKPLKSVRPPLIPTEDEQEKHEEGFFGSLGKLFVNGGVSALEIFRSVLPGFRKEPPNYQYQSQHQQQLKHTMPWAAQESFVIPDEDDPPSIDTRTPTPRKTYPFMSKDADKLHQLRQSPAFYNGWDVDMQQQQQQKQHHHHHRHQTSTPHTVYEQSHEKTNEIIFGAVQDQEGKREAVVIRPIDYGDKTYYHQNFRFRSNLGYNGGY
- the LOC107960332 gene encoding uncharacterized protein isoform X2 is translated as MGKNVLVLGIALLLLLGGVTSAPTTSSPAKIVSGVFSNAVSASMKWLWSLKATTKTAITGRPMMKFEGGYTVETVFDGSKLGVEPHTVEILPSGELLILDSANSNLYRMSSSLSLYSRPRLVAGSPEGHPGHVDGKLREARMNHPKGLAVDDRGNIYIADTMNMAIRKISDAGVTTIAGGKLTRGGGHVDGPSEDAKFSNDFDVVYVGSSCSLLVIDRGNRAIREIQLHFDDCAYQYGSGFPLGIAVLVAAGFFGYMLALLQRRVGTIVSTQKDSVKVDAAVSSPYQKPLKSVRPPLIPTEDEQEKHEEGFFGSLGKLFVNGGVSALEIFRSVLPGFRKEPPNYQYQSQHQQQLKHTMPWAAQESFVIPDEDDPPSIDTRTPTPRKTYPFMSKDADKLHQLRQSPAFYNGWDVDMQQQQQQKQHHHHHRHQTSTPHTVYEQSHEKTNEIIFGAVQDQEGKREAVVIRPIDYGDKTYYHQNFRFRSNLGYNGGY